A single genomic interval of Falsibacillus albus harbors:
- a CDS encoding VOC family protein, whose protein sequence is MIKPYLLFNRECEEAFQMYQEAFDGEMKAIQKYGDMPPNPNFPISDDDKGLVLHAELKITEAGHIMGSDTREEHGGSEKVAVSVELDNEGKALKAWEVLKNGGTVLMDLQPTFFAKLHGSVKDTYGVSWMFTVM, encoded by the coding sequence ATGATCAAACCTTATTTATTGTTTAACAGAGAATGCGAAGAAGCTTTCCAAATGTATCAAGAAGCATTTGACGGAGAAATGAAAGCCATTCAAAAGTATGGTGACATGCCCCCAAATCCGAATTTCCCGATTTCTGATGATGATAAAGGTCTTGTTTTACACGCTGAATTGAAAATTACGGAGGCAGGACACATTATGGGATCCGATACAAGAGAAGAACATGGCGGCAGTGAAAAAGTTGCAGTCAGTGTTGAACTTGACAATGAAGGGAAAGCTTTGAAAGCATGGGAAGTCCTGAAAAACGGCGGAACTGTCCTAATGGATCTCCAGCCTACATTCTTTGCCAAACTTCATGGATCTGTCAAAGATACATATGGAGTTTCTTGGATGTTCACAGTTATGTAA
- a CDS encoding BMQ_0737 family morphogenetic spore coat protein, with amino-acid sequence MNPNLCRLIKNSLIDCYLSDQQGLPLSQKGLASLVCEELMQSGGREDVAVMLPSGESVTLQKVNIIKRGYLVIEIIGSFLCVSEPIPFELQESVLLCAPEGTEITCDVTDFNCRTRFNCQNDRLVSLDIFMDTCQDIKALTDVVIAQTASFCQPRENFIKPTCSPAIPGEVKIHPLHEPPGTSREQRVQETICFSVPKVYDWIISQQNFRLNYLSNQVVFHCVPQ; translated from the coding sequence TTGAATCCCAATTTATGCAGGCTAATAAAAAATAGTCTGATTGATTGCTATTTGAGTGACCAGCAGGGGCTCCCGTTGTCGCAAAAGGGATTGGCGTCTCTTGTATGTGAAGAACTTATGCAGTCAGGCGGGAGGGAAGATGTTGCTGTCATGCTCCCATCCGGTGAATCAGTCACACTTCAAAAGGTGAATATCATAAAAAGGGGCTACTTGGTCATTGAAATAATAGGTTCTTTTCTATGTGTTTCCGAGCCGATTCCTTTTGAACTGCAGGAATCCGTGCTTTTATGCGCTCCGGAAGGAACGGAGATCACCTGTGATGTGACCGACTTTAACTGCCGCACAAGATTCAATTGTCAAAACGACAGGTTAGTATCATTGGATATATTTATGGATACATGTCAGGACATAAAAGCTTTGACGGATGTGGTCATCGCACAAACAGCCTCATTTTGCCAACCGCGCGAAAACTTCATCAAGCCGACCTGTTCTCCTGCTATCCCAGGGGAAGTCAAGATCCATCCTCTTCATGAACCACCTGGTACTTCACGGGAACAAAGGGTACAAGAAACTATTTGTTTTTCTGTACCAAAGGTCTATGACTGGATCATCAGCCAACAGAATTTCAGGTTGAATTACCTTTCCAATCAAGTTGTGTTTCACTGCGTGCCTCAATAA